The following proteins are co-located in the Desulfatitalea tepidiphila genome:
- the pgeF gene encoding peptidoglycan editing factor PgeF gives MRWVQRHGLRYLQFAQLDAIPGLWHGIFTRFCMDGREGSPSAFNIGLNVGDSDARVHRNRYRMLDVSGCRTAVFARQVHGHQVALWQCPAADHPKGQGRDVVYLEGDALVTDQPGVALVIQTADCQSVLLADPERGVIANVHAGWRGSIADIVGRTVGTMVSQFGCLPENIAVGVGPSLGPCCAEFINYRDEIPPVYWRYRGAGDRFDFWRLSIDQLVSAGVPDHQIALSNICTRCNTSTFFSHRGEAGRAGRFASVILMESRLRESNTRELK, from the coding sequence ATGCGCTGGGTCCAACGCCATGGCTTGAGATATCTGCAATTCGCGCAACTGGACGCGATTCCGGGATTGTGGCACGGCATCTTCACGCGCTTCTGCATGGATGGACGGGAAGGTTCGCCCTCTGCTTTCAATATCGGGTTGAACGTCGGCGATTCGGATGCGAGGGTCCATCGTAATCGGTATCGCATGTTGGATGTTTCGGGATGCCGAACCGCCGTTTTTGCACGGCAAGTCCACGGTCATCAGGTGGCCCTCTGGCAATGCCCCGCGGCGGACCATCCGAAGGGGCAGGGGCGTGATGTGGTTTACCTGGAAGGCGATGCCCTGGTGACCGACCAGCCTGGGGTGGCGCTGGTCATTCAGACCGCTGATTGCCAAAGCGTGCTGTTGGCCGATCCGGAACGGGGCGTGATCGCCAATGTACACGCCGGATGGCGGGGGAGTATCGCCGACATCGTGGGGCGCACCGTTGGCACCATGGTTTCGCAATTCGGTTGTCTGCCCGAGAACATTGCGGTTGGCGTCGGTCCTTCGCTGGGGCCTTGTTGCGCCGAGTTCATCAACTACCGTGACGAGATCCCGCCTGTTTACTGGCGCTATAGAGGGGCGGGCGATCGTTTCGACTTCTGGCGTTTGAGCATCGATCAGTTGGTCAGCGCAGGCGTACCGGATCATCAGATTGCGTTGTCGAACATCTGCACGCGATGCAATACATCCACCTTTTTCTCGCATCGGGGGGAGGCGGGCAGGGCCGGCCGGTTTGCATCGGTGATCCTGATGGAGAGTCGATTGAGAGAATCCAACACAAGGGAACTCAAATGA
- the dnaA gene encoding chromosomal replication initiator protein DnaA encodes MENIWQKVKAALTDFVPDHAYRMWIEPLTLGTIDPNVLQLNCPNAFFRRRVKEHFGELICRELQKLTGNATELKFAVTEGDHGRSNLTEFPEQLPLPNIHCQPHFGRLLRQDYTFDQFVVGKNNEFAYSAALSLAMRKSAQQHSLFLLSKTGMGKSHLSQAIGHQILAESKAERVYYMTAEDFTNEMVSSFKTNSVSKFKDKYHNGCDVLLLEDIHYLSGKERTQIELAHTLDSLYNENKKIIFSSCCSPSDIPKLNENLRSRLTCGLISNIDPPDYKVRVKILKKYARDNGWEVPIEVLEFLASELTQDVRQLKSGLVGVSAKASLLGNPIDIEMAGDVVKNIVRQSESITINTIKKLICKYYNISQKDLVSRSRKQALVRPRQVAIYLARRYTDQPLQAIGKSFNRYHATALHAIGMVEKGIRQGGLIQRHVEYFCKRLDNGDY; translated from the coding sequence ATGGAGAATATCTGGCAGAAGGTAAAGGCCGCGCTTACTGATTTTGTTCCAGATCATGCCTACCGGATGTGGATCGAGCCCCTGACGCTCGGGACCATTGATCCCAATGTGTTACAGCTCAATTGTCCCAATGCTTTTTTCCGCAGACGGGTGAAGGAGCATTTCGGTGAATTGATTTGCCGGGAGCTGCAAAAATTGACCGGCAATGCCACGGAATTGAAATTTGCGGTTACAGAGGGAGATCATGGCAGGTCCAATTTGACGGAGTTTCCCGAACAGCTTCCATTGCCCAACATTCATTGCCAGCCTCATTTCGGACGGCTGTTGCGACAGGATTATACTTTTGATCAGTTCGTGGTTGGTAAGAATAATGAATTCGCCTATTCTGCAGCATTATCACTGGCCATGCGGAAATCCGCACAGCAGCATTCGCTTTTTCTTCTTTCAAAGACCGGTATGGGTAAGAGCCATCTGTCTCAAGCCATTGGTCATCAGATTTTGGCGGAATCCAAAGCTGAGCGCGTGTACTATATGACAGCCGAAGATTTTACCAATGAAATGGTATCCTCCTTCAAGACCAATTCGGTTAGCAAATTCAAAGATAAATATCACAACGGATGTGACGTGCTGCTATTGGAGGATATCCATTATCTGAGTGGAAAAGAACGTACCCAGATCGAACTGGCGCACACGCTCGATTCACTCTACAACGAAAATAAAAAGATTATTTTTTCAAGTTGCTGCTCACCCTCCGATATTCCAAAACTTAACGAAAATCTTCGGTCTCGCCTGACATGCGGTTTGATTTCCAATATCGATCCTCCCGATTATAAGGTGCGTGTCAAGATTTTAAAAAAGTATGCCCGTGATAATGGATGGGAAGTGCCAATCGAAGTTTTGGAATTTTTAGCATCAGAACTGACTCAGGACGTTCGACAGCTCAAAAGCGGTTTGGTGGGTGTTTCGGCCAAGGCTTCCTTGCTAGGCAACCCTATCGATATTGAAATGGCAGGCGATGTCGTGAAGAATATCGTACGCCAATCGGAATCGATTACGATCAACACAATCAAGAAGCTCATCTGCAAATACTACAATATCAGTCAGAAAGATTTGGTGTCCCGTTCGCGAAAGCAGGCATTGGTGCGTCCCCGCCAAGTTGCCATCTACTTGGCGCGTCGTTATACGGACCAGCCGTTACAGGCCATTGGAAAGAGTTTCAACCGGTATCACGCTACGGCCCTGCATGCCATCGGAATGGTAGAAAAAGGGATTCGTCAAGGAGGATTGATACAGCGGCATGTGGAGTATTTTTGCAAGCGTCTGGACAATGGAGATTATTAA
- the atpB gene encoding F0F1 ATP synthase subunit A, which translates to MEHPYLFFVKLFELFGEGAGHFAHEYPYVVYSWVLMAFLIIVGWLAGKGVQLIPGKLQNLLELVVSGIEDFMVETIGEEGRWLFPLAATVFIYIFIGNLIGIIPGFFPPTANLNTTASCALTVVIFTHVIGVKYHGAAYVKHFLGPVWWMSPLIFIIEIIGHLARILSLSFRLFGNMMGHEIVLAILFGLAGAFFAPLPIMALGIFVAFVQGFVFFLLSIIYFQGAMEHAH; encoded by the coding sequence ATGGAGCATCCCTATCTGTTTTTCGTGAAATTATTCGAGCTTTTCGGTGAGGGCGCCGGCCATTTCGCACACGAATACCCCTATGTCGTCTACTCGTGGGTATTGATGGCCTTCTTGATTATCGTGGGTTGGTTGGCGGGCAAGGGCGTTCAACTGATACCCGGTAAACTGCAGAATCTCCTGGAACTGGTGGTTTCGGGTATCGAAGACTTTATGGTCGAAACCATCGGAGAAGAGGGGCGTTGGCTCTTCCCGCTGGCGGCCACGGTATTTATCTACATTTTTATAGGGAACCTGATCGGTATCATTCCCGGTTTTTTCCCGCCCACCGCCAATCTGAACACAACGGCGTCGTGCGCCCTGACGGTGGTCATTTTCACCCATGTGATCGGCGTCAAATATCACGGTGCGGCCTACGTCAAACATTTCCTCGGGCCGGTATGGTGGATGTCGCCGCTGATCTTCATTATCGAGATCATCGGCCACCTGGCACGTATCCTGTCGCTCTCTTTCCGTCTCTTCGGCAATATGATGGGTCATGAAATCGTGCTGGCGATTCTCTTCGGCCTGGCCGGCGCCTTCTTCGCACCGCTGCCCATCATGGCCTTGGGCATTTTCGTGGCATTCGTCCAGGGATTCGTCTTTTTCCTGCTGTCGATTATCTACTTTCAAGGTGCCATGGAGCACGCCCATTAA
- a CDS encoding inositol monophosphatase family protein, which produces MDLDKIKRIAIRAAYRAGKILNGHFGHVKQLAKKGVIDLVTEADLEAEQSIIATIRDVFPNHDILAEESGNSGKGGPNLWIIDPLDGTTNFAHNLPIYAVSIAYAQNDTIMLGLVFNPNRGELFLATRGQGASLNGQPIHVSSTCKLNDSLLVTGFPYTITTRDPRLTLARFERCLKSSQGVRRLGSAALDLCWVACGRFEGFWEENLKPWDTAAGLCIVEEAGGKVTNYEGHPYNIGDWQILATNSHVHREMVGLLDIKGER; this is translated from the coding sequence ATGGATTTAGACAAAATTAAGCGTATCGCCATACGGGCGGCTTACCGCGCCGGCAAAATACTGAACGGCCATTTCGGCCATGTCAAGCAGTTGGCTAAAAAAGGTGTTATCGACCTGGTTACCGAAGCGGATTTGGAAGCGGAACAAAGCATCATTGCAACGATTCGCGATGTTTTCCCCAATCACGACATATTAGCGGAAGAAAGCGGCAATTCTGGAAAAGGCGGACCCAACCTGTGGATCATCGACCCACTGGATGGGACTACCAATTTCGCCCACAACCTTCCTATATATGCGGTTTCCATAGCCTACGCCCAAAACGATACCATCATGCTGGGTCTCGTGTTCAATCCCAACAGGGGTGAACTGTTCCTTGCCACCCGTGGCCAGGGTGCCTCTCTAAACGGCCAACCGATCCACGTTTCATCGACATGCAAGCTCAACGATAGTCTGCTTGTCACCGGCTTCCCATATACCATTACGACGCGGGATCCCCGATTGACGCTCGCTCGTTTCGAGCGTTGCCTCAAGTCCTCCCAAGGCGTGCGACGTCTCGGGTCGGCCGCTCTGGATCTCTGCTGGGTGGCATGTGGTCGTTTTGAAGGTTTTTGGGAAGAAAACCTGAAGCCTTGGGATACAGCAGCTGGCTTGTGCATCGTCGAAGAAGCCGGTGGCAAAGTGACGAATTACGAAGGCCATCCCTATAATATTGGAGATTGGCAGATATTGGCTACAAATAGCCATGTTCACCGGGAAATGGTAGGACTTTTAGACATAAAGGGAGAGCGATGA
- a CDS encoding AtpZ/AtpI family protein, protein MRCENSFPTPLFRMKKETRRYIQELAYFSTIGLSVALSIFIGLAIGVYLDRRWDTSPWLTLIFIGLGIAAGYKNLGLAIKKSRKL, encoded by the coding sequence ATGCGCTGTGAAAACAGCTTCCCAACACCGCTCTTTCGTATGAAAAAAGAAACGCGGCGCTACATACAAGAGCTTGCTTATTTCAGCACCATCGGGCTTTCTGTAGCGTTATCCATTTTCATCGGTCTGGCCATTGGCGTCTATCTTGATCGGCGTTGGGACACATCACCATGGCTGACCCTCATTTTTATCGGACTCGGGATCGCGGCAGGCTATAAGAATCTTGGCCTTGCCATAAAGAAGAGCCGCAAATTGTAA
- the atpE gene encoding ATP synthase F0 subunit C, with the protein MEAQALQFFIACVTAAGFGIAIAAFGCGIAQGLGLKSAVEGIARNPESSGKVTVTLLIGLAMIESLCIYSLVVALILIYAHPQAGAIAKIFGA; encoded by the coding sequence ATGGAAGCTCAAGCATTGCAATTCTTTATCGCTTGCGTCACCGCCGCTGGTTTCGGTATCGCCATCGCCGCTTTCGGTTGTGGCATCGCTCAGGGCCTTGGCCTGAAATCCGCCGTTGAGGGCATCGCCCGCAACCCCGAGTCTTCAGGTAAAGTGACCGTTACCCTGCTGATCGGTCTGGCCATGATCGAGTCTCTGTGTATTTACTCGCTGGTCGTCGCCCTGATTCTGATCTACGCACATCCCCAGGCCGGGGCCATTGCAAAGATTTTCGGCGCCTAA
- a CDS encoding ATP synthase subunit I, with product MEIQQRIIRFIRRTNWILFAVASLAGILLAPAQFAWGIIAGGAIVTINFHLLARTLKSALTPPHLSSHNVILAKYYVRFIISGIIIFILIRQHWVSPLGLFVGLSVVVASITLATLIEVKRLICKEAI from the coding sequence TTGGAAATTCAGCAGCGGATCATCCGATTCATCAGACGGACAAACTGGATCCTGTTTGCCGTTGCCAGCCTGGCTGGCATCTTGCTTGCGCCGGCGCAATTTGCGTGGGGGATCATTGCAGGCGGTGCCATTGTCACCATTAACTTCCACCTGCTGGCCAGAACCTTGAAAAGTGCGTTGACCCCGCCACACCTTTCGTCACACAATGTTATCCTTGCCAAATACTATGTCCGCTTCATCATCAGCGGCATTATCATTTTTATCCTCATCCGACAGCATTGGGTCAGCCCCCTGGGGCTGTTTGTTGGTTTGTCTGTCGTGGTCGCCAGTATCACCCTGGCCACGCTCATCGAAGTTAAGCGACTGATTTGCAAGGAGGCGATTTAA
- a CDS encoding dihydroorotate dehydrogenase electron transfer subunit, with amino-acid sequence MGLACTGGYEAAVPGQFVMLQVEPGLAPLLRRPFSIFALIGDRDRPKGIELLYKAVGKGTLKMARIEPGQRVDLLGPLGRGFRVNVGESSQIYLVAGGMGVAPIHFLATHLKQSGVDTTGYRLFLGGRSRADVLCRDEFVAMGMPVTVTTDDGSSGEQCLITDPLEEAVRRKAPDMIFACGPHGMLHCLAGMAKRYHVACQLSMETMMACGMGACLGCAVPMAESGQGYRHVCVDGPVFDVGEVKW; translated from the coding sequence ATGGGTTTGGCGTGCACCGGCGGATACGAGGCGGCCGTGCCGGGCCAATTTGTCATGCTCCAGGTCGAACCGGGATTGGCCCCGTTATTGAGACGCCCCTTTTCGATCTTTGCGCTCATCGGCGACAGGGATCGTCCCAAGGGCATCGAATTGCTATACAAGGCGGTCGGGAAAGGCACCCTCAAGATGGCCCGGATAGAACCTGGCCAGCGCGTCGATCTCCTAGGTCCACTTGGGCGGGGGTTCAGGGTGAACGTCGGTGAGTCATCGCAGATATACCTGGTCGCCGGCGGCATGGGGGTGGCACCGATTCATTTCCTGGCAACCCATCTCAAACAGTCAGGAGTCGATACAACCGGGTACAGACTTTTTCTTGGCGGCCGGTCGCGAGCCGATGTGTTGTGTCGAGATGAATTCGTCGCCATGGGAATGCCGGTGACGGTGACCACCGACGATGGCAGCAGTGGGGAACAGTGCTTGATCACCGATCCATTGGAGGAAGCCGTGCGACGCAAAGCGCCGGATATGATTTTCGCCTGCGGACCTCACGGGATGTTGCACTGCCTTGCCGGCATGGCCAAGCGTTATCATGTGGCCTGCCAGCTCTCCATGGAAACGATGATGGCCTGCGGGATGGGGGCTTGTCTTGGATGCGCGGTGCCGATGGCCGAGAGCGGGCAAGGGTACCGCCACGTGTGTGTCGACGGACCGGTCTTCGATGTGGGCGAAGTGAAATGGTAG
- the uvrA gene encoding excinuclease ABC subunit UvrA: MNSIMIRGARQHNLKNIDLDLPREKLIVVTGLSGSGKSTLAFDTLYAEGQRRYVESLSTYARQFLERLEKPDVDLIEGLSPAIAIEQKTAGHNPRSTVGTVTEIYDYLRLLYARIGTPHCHLCGRPVQPQSIDQMVDELNTLSAGSRVVIMAPLVSNKKGSHADVIQRLRREGFARVRIDGEMMPIEDVGKLSPKKDHSIDAVVDRLVIQKNASNRLADSLELALSLSGGRAEVLCQKGNAHDDGRLFHFNERSACHQCGTTYSDFTPADFSFNSPQGACPACDGLGTRSVFDPQLIVPNPELSLRDGAVLVWANRQSVYFTEFLEAFTCQYHTDIYTPFKYLPEAFRQALFYGSGDTVIRFSVDRDSGQHLYNNPFEGLIPQLQRRYHETESAQIREELQTYMAFLPCAVCNGARLKPESLAVKIQHHAIHQVTTLSIDQAIDFFQSLRLEGKKAVVAEKIVKEITERLQFLSHVGLSYLTLDRAAHTLSGGESQRIRLATQIGAKLTGVLYVLDEPSIGLHQRDNARLLEALRRMRDIGNTVLLVEHDQEAIESADFVVDMGPGAGVQGGRVVFAGPPQQLSQAKDSLTGQYLAGVKKIPVPNNRRKGNGQAIIIHGANRNNLKNITVRFPLGCFSCVTGVSGSGKSSLVIDTLHHALAQRLRQSRIAAGGFHSIAGMEQIDKVINIDQSPIGRTPRSNPGTYTGLFSFVRDLFSKTAESRTRGYKPSRFSFNVKGGRCEACHGDGIIKIEMHFLPDIYVPCDICHGQRYNRETLEIRYKGKNIAEVLNLTINQALDFFRNFAAIREKLQTLVDVGLGYIQLGQSATTLSGGEAQRIKLSRELSKRSTGRTVYILDEPTTGLHMDDINKLLVVLNRFVGNGNTVVVIEHNLDVIKSADHIIDLGPEGGEGGGYVLGTGTPEEIAMLNGSHTGHFLKHVLKMKKGHPPS; this comes from the coding sequence ATGAACTCAATTATGATCCGCGGTGCGCGGCAGCACAACCTAAAGAACATCGATCTCGACCTTCCTCGGGAAAAACTGATCGTGGTTACCGGCCTTTCCGGATCCGGGAAATCCACCCTGGCCTTTGATACCCTCTATGCAGAAGGCCAACGCCGTTATGTCGAATCTCTTTCGACTTATGCCCGTCAATTTTTGGAGCGCCTGGAAAAGCCGGATGTGGATCTCATCGAAGGCTTGTCGCCGGCCATCGCCATCGAGCAAAAGACGGCCGGACACAACCCAAGGTCCACCGTCGGCACGGTAACCGAAATCTATGATTATCTGCGGTTGCTCTATGCGCGCATCGGCACACCGCATTGCCATCTGTGTGGTCGCCCTGTGCAACCCCAAAGCATCGATCAGATGGTGGACGAACTCAACACCCTCTCCGCGGGGAGCCGTGTGGTCATCATGGCGCCGCTGGTAAGTAACAAAAAGGGTTCCCATGCGGACGTTATACAACGGCTGAGAAGGGAAGGTTTTGCGCGGGTTCGTATCGATGGTGAGATGATGCCCATCGAGGACGTTGGTAAACTGTCCCCCAAAAAGGACCATTCGATCGACGCCGTTGTCGATCGTTTGGTTATTCAGAAAAACGCTTCGAATCGACTCGCAGACTCCCTCGAGCTTGCACTCTCTCTTTCCGGGGGTCGTGCCGAAGTCCTTTGTCAAAAGGGAAACGCGCATGATGATGGCCGTCTCTTTCATTTCAATGAAAGGTCGGCCTGCCATCAGTGCGGAACGACATATTCAGATTTCACCCCGGCCGATTTTTCGTTTAACTCTCCTCAGGGCGCCTGTCCGGCGTGTGATGGACTCGGGACACGCTCGGTGTTCGATCCCCAACTCATCGTGCCCAATCCGGAGCTATCGTTACGAGACGGAGCGGTCCTCGTGTGGGCGAACCGACAATCGGTCTACTTTACCGAATTCCTCGAAGCGTTTACCTGCCAGTACCACACGGATATTTACACCCCCTTCAAATATCTACCCGAAGCGTTCCGGCAAGCCTTGTTTTACGGGAGCGGAGATACCGTCATTCGCTTTTCCGTGGATCGCGACTCCGGCCAGCATTTGTACAATAATCCATTCGAAGGCCTTATCCCTCAACTGCAACGTCGCTATCACGAAACAGAGTCTGCCCAAATCCGCGAAGAACTCCAAACCTACATGGCCTTCCTGCCATGCGCCGTATGCAACGGTGCCAGATTGAAGCCGGAGAGCCTGGCGGTAAAGATTCAACACCATGCCATTCACCAGGTCACGACGCTCTCAATAGATCAAGCGATTGACTTTTTTCAATCTTTGCGACTCGAGGGAAAGAAAGCGGTCGTTGCAGAAAAAATCGTAAAGGAGATCACGGAGCGTCTGCAGTTTCTTTCCCATGTCGGCCTTTCCTACTTGACCCTGGATCGCGCTGCCCATACCCTGTCCGGTGGCGAAAGCCAGCGGATACGCTTGGCCACTCAGATCGGAGCGAAACTGACGGGGGTTCTCTATGTCCTGGATGAGCCGAGTATCGGATTGCACCAACGCGATAACGCCCGACTGCTTGAAGCGTTGAGGAGAATGCGCGATATCGGAAACACTGTTCTATTGGTAGAACATGATCAAGAGGCCATCGAATCTGCAGATTTTGTCGTCGATATGGGGCCAGGCGCCGGGGTGCAAGGCGGTCGCGTGGTGTTTGCCGGCCCACCCCAGCAGTTGTCCCAGGCCAAAGATTCACTGACGGGCCAATACCTTGCCGGTGTAAAAAAAATTCCCGTCCCCAATAACCGGAGAAAGGGGAACGGCCAGGCCATCATCATCCACGGTGCCAATCGGAATAACCTGAAGAACATCACGGTGCGCTTTCCTCTTGGTTGCTTTTCCTGTGTGACGGGCGTCTCTGGATCAGGCAAGTCCAGCCTTGTCATCGACACCTTGCATCACGCACTGGCTCAGCGATTGCGCCAGAGCCGGATCGCAGCCGGTGGGTTTCACAGCATTGCGGGAATGGAACAGATCGATAAAGTCATTAATATCGACCAATCCCCCATCGGTCGTACACCGCGATCCAATCCGGGCACCTACACGGGATTGTTCTCCTTTGTGCGTGATCTCTTCTCCAAGACCGCAGAGTCTAGAACGCGCGGTTACAAACCATCCAGATTCAGCTTTAACGTAAAAGGGGGACGTTGCGAGGCCTGCCATGGCGACGGCATCATCAAAATAGAAATGCATTTTCTACCGGACATCTATGTCCCATGTGATATTTGCCACGGCCAACGCTACAACCGCGAGACTCTGGAAATCCGCTATAAGGGCAAAAACATCGCGGAAGTCTTGAATCTCACGATCAACCAGGCGCTCGATTTCTTCAGAAATTTTGCGGCCATCCGCGAAAAGCTGCAAACGTTGGTGGATGTGGGGCTGGGATACATTCAATTGGGGCAATCCGCTACGACGCTTTCCGGAGGTGAGGCCCAACGAATCAAACTGTCGAGAGAGCTCAGCAAACGAAGCACGGGGAGAACCGTCTACATCCTTGACGAGCCTACCACCGGATTGCACATGGACGACATCAACAAGCTGCTGGTGGTGCTCAACCGGTTCGTAGGCAACGGCAACACCGTTGTCGTGATCGAACACAATCTGGATGTGATCAAATCGGCGGACCACATTATCGATTTGGGACCGGAGGGCGGCGAAGGTGGCGGCTATGTCCTGGGTACAGGAACTCCGGAAGAGATCGCCATGCTGAATGGTTCACATACGGGCCACTTCCTGAAACACGTCCTGAAAATGAAAAAGGGGCATCCCCCTTCATAG
- the hflX gene encoding GTPase HflX yields MKKVWGNARGLKSAQLKRLENLYRRRVSPEFLITPELARDIGLLSHEIQRQIGLLINRSGKVAYVLVGDAQGIFIPELSEYRANPGRLRGVRCIHTHLQAGPLNQDDLTDLALLRLDAMAAISLNEEGYPRKIHWAHILPGQDLQQAPYQIREDLLPHQLSIGCLDLILALEHEMTTAGVRTQAATGIERALLFSVTSAPRKIAVDSLEELKELCRSANIEVVDTILQLRKQIDSRTLMGQGKLKELAIQTSQLGASLLIFDQDLNPSQIKTITDQIETKVIDRTQLILDIFAQRARSREGKLQVELAQLKYLLPRLVTKNTAMSRLTGGIGGRGPGETKLEINRRRVRDRINQLEKALLEVQKHRKQQRQKREQKGVPIISIIGYTNAGKSTLLNTLTHSDVLAESRLFATLDPSSRRLRFPKDVEVLITDTVGFIRNLPKDLMTAFRATLEELESADLLLHVIDVSNPRHLEQIQAVEKILNELELSHIPQVRALNKMDLVSEADLSLWTQRLNGIPICARNRATLLPLIDKMAAIINDADNSSVRNS; encoded by the coding sequence ATGAAAAAAGTATGGGGCAACGCACGGGGGCTGAAAAGCGCACAACTCAAACGTTTGGAAAACCTCTACCGCAGACGTGTCTCTCCCGAATTCTTGATCACACCCGAACTGGCGCGCGACATCGGATTGCTTTCCCATGAAATCCAGCGCCAGATCGGTTTGCTTATCAATCGAAGCGGCAAAGTCGCCTATGTGCTGGTGGGAGATGCACAGGGCATTTTTATCCCCGAACTGTCGGAATACAGGGCGAACCCGGGCCGCTTGAGGGGTGTCCGATGTATTCACACGCATTTACAAGCCGGCCCCTTGAATCAGGACGACCTCACCGATTTGGCCTTATTGCGCCTCGATGCCATGGCCGCCATCTCGCTGAATGAAGAAGGATACCCTCGTAAAATTCATTGGGCTCACATTCTTCCAGGGCAAGACCTGCAGCAAGCCCCTTACCAGATCAGAGAGGATTTGCTGCCCCACCAGCTTTCTATCGGGTGCCTGGACCTGATCCTGGCTCTGGAACATGAGATGACCACGGCGGGAGTCCGCACCCAGGCTGCAACCGGAATCGAACGGGCACTTCTTTTCAGCGTGACTTCGGCGCCGCGTAAAATCGCGGTCGACTCATTGGAAGAGCTGAAAGAGCTATGCCGTTCGGCCAATATCGAAGTGGTCGATACCATCCTGCAGCTGCGCAAACAAATCGATTCGCGCACCCTCATGGGGCAAGGCAAGTTGAAAGAGCTGGCAATACAGACCTCCCAGTTGGGTGCATCGCTGCTCATTTTCGACCAGGACTTGAATCCGTCCCAAATCAAAACCATTACTGATCAGATCGAAACTAAAGTCATCGATCGAACCCAATTGATCCTGGACATTTTCGCCCAGCGCGCACGCAGTAGAGAAGGAAAATTGCAGGTAGAATTGGCCCAATTGAAATACCTGCTGCCACGTCTGGTCACCAAAAACACCGCCATGTCGCGCCTCACCGGTGGCATAGGCGGAAGAGGACCGGGAGAAACCAAGCTGGAAATAAACCGGCGACGTGTTCGCGATCGCATCAACCAGCTGGAAAAGGCGTTGCTCGAAGTCCAAAAGCACCGTAAACAGCAGCGGCAAAAACGAGAGCAGAAAGGTGTTCCGATCATCTCCATCATCGGCTATACCAACGCAGGAAAATCAACCCTTCTCAACACCCTTACTCATAGCGACGTACTGGCCGAAAGTCGTCTCTTCGCCACGTTGGACCCCTCCAGCAGACGATTGCGTTTCCCCAAAGATGTGGAGGTGCTCATCACCGATACGGTTGGATTTATCCGCAATCTTCCAAAGGATTTGATGACCGCGTTTCGAGCCACCCTGGAGGAATTGGAAAGTGCCGACCTTCTGTTGCACGTTATCGATGTCAGCAATCCACGCCACCTCGAACAGATTCAGGCCGTGGAAAAGATTCTCAACGAGCTCGAATTGAGCCACATCCCTCAGGTGCGCGCTCTCAATAAAATGGATCTGGTTTCAGAAGCCGATCTATCCTTATGGACGCAACGCTTGAACGGAATTCCGATCTGTGCGCGCAATCGAGCGACACTTCTCCCATTGATCGATAAAATGGCCGCCATCATTAATGATGCGGACAACAGTTCGGTCCGGAACAGTTGA